The following proteins are co-located in the Malus sylvestris chromosome 13, drMalSylv7.2, whole genome shotgun sequence genome:
- the LOC126597733 gene encoding nucleobase-ascorbate transporter 6-like, translated as MAGGGHAPPPKQEELQPHLVKDQLPNVYYCITSPPPWPEAILLGFQHYLVMLGTTVLIPTSLVPQMGGGSGEKAKMIQTILFVAGLNTLLQTFFGTRLPAVIGASYTYVPTTISIILAGRYSDIVNPQEKFEKIMRGTQGALIVASTLQIVVGFSGLWRNVARFLSPLSAVPLVALSGFGLYEFGFPVFAKCVEIGLPQLIMLLIFSQYIPHLLRSETHVFDRFAVLFSVVIVWIYAHLLTVGGAYKNTGPRTQLTCRTDRAGIIGAAPWIRIPYPFQWGAPTFDAGEAFAMMAVSFVALVESTGAFIAVSRYASATPLPPSVLSRGVGWQGVGILFCGIFGTGNGASVSVENAGLLALTRVGSRRVVQISACFMIFFSILGKFGAVFASIPAPIIAALYCFFFAYVGSAGLTLLQFCNLNSFRTKFILGFSIYMGLSIPQYFNEYTLIRGYGPVHTGARWFNDMINVPFSSEPFVAGFLAVFLDITLHRKDSATRKDRGMHWWDRFRSFKTDTRSEEFYSLPFNLNKFFPSV; from the exons ATGGCAGGAGGTGGACATGCACCGCCACCGAAACAGGAGGAGCTACAGCCTCATCTGGTCAAAGATCAGCTGCCTAACGTTTACTACTGCATTACCAGTCCTCCTCCTTGGC CTGAAGCCATCCTACTTGGTTTCCAACATTACTTGGTGATGCTTGGCACGACGGTTCTGATTCCCACCTCTCTCGTTCCTCAGATGGGAGGAGGAAGC GGGGAGAAAGCAAAAATGATTCAGACTATACTCTTTGTTGCTGGATTAAACACACTGCTTCAAACATTCTTTGGGACTCGTTTACCTGCAGTGATTGGAGCATCCTATACCTATGTGCCAACAACCATTTCGATTATCTTGGCTGGTCGGTATAGTGACATTGTGAACCCCCAGGAG AAATTTGAGAAGATAATGCGTGGAACCCAGGGTGCACTTATTGTTGCCTCAACTCTGCAGATTGTAGTTGGCTTCAGCGGTCTTTGGCGCAATGTGGCGAG GTTCCTAAGTCCACTTTCTGCTGTTCCTTTGGTCGCTTTGTCAGGATTTGGGCTATACGAGTTTGGTTTTCCTGTG TTTGCGAAGTGTGTGGAGATTGGGCTACCGCAACTGATCATGCTACTGATATTTTCACAG TACATCCCTCATTTGTTGCGCAGTGAGACGCATGTCTTTGATCGCTTTGCTGTTCTATTTTCGGTGGTCATTGTGTGGATTTATGCTCATCTGCTTACTGTGGGTGGGGCCTATAAGAACACAGGACCCAGAACTCAATTAACCTGTCGAACTGATCGTGCTGGTATCATAGGTGCTGCTCCATG GATAAGGATTCCATATCCCTTTCAATGGGGAGCTCCCACATTCGATGCTGGAGAAGCTTTTGCAATGATGGCTGTTTCATTTGTTGCTCTTGTAGAG TCCACCGGTGCCTTTATTGCTGTGTCAAGGTATGCAAGTGCAACTCCGCTGCCACCTTCTGTTTTAAGCCGCGGTGTTGGTTGGCAG GGAGTCGGAATTCTTTTCTGTGGTATATTCGGCACTGGGAATGGAGCTTCAGTATCTGT TGAAAATGCTGGTTTGTTAGCATTGACACGGGTTGGTAGCCGAAGGGTGGTTCAAATTTCAGCCTGTTTCATGATCTTCTTTTCCATACTTG GAAAATTTGGAGCTGTCTTTGCCTCAATTCCAGCACCCATCATTGCAGCATTGTATTGCTTTTTCTTCGCTTATGTCG GTTCTGCAGGTCTTACCTTGCTTCAATTTTGCAACCTCAACAGTTTTCGGACGAAATTTATCTTAGGCTTCTCTATTTACATGGGCTTGTCGATTCCACAATATTTCAACGAATACACCCTCATTAGAGGCTACGGCCCCGTGCACACCGGAGCAAGATGG TTCAATGATATGATCAACGTTCCTTTCTCGTCCGAACCATTTGTGGCCGGTTTCTTGGCAGTATTCTTGGACATCACGCTACACCGCAAGGACAGCGCTACAAGGAAAGATCGCGGCATGCATTGGTGGGATAGATTCCGATCTTTCAAGACAGATACAAGAAGCGAGGAATTCTACTCCCTGCCTTTCAACCTCAACAAGTTTTTCCCCTCAGTGTGA
- the LOC126596322 gene encoding aldehyde oxidase GLOX1-like, producing the protein MKSICLILSLILFLIHFSLTHAAGGKWQLLQQTVGISAMHMQLLRNDRVVMFDRTDFGKSNLSLPNGECVRNDCTAHSAEYDVKTNTVRALTVLSDVWCSSGAVAPSGRLIQTGGNGDGERNVRVFEPCTGCDWKEFENGLGARRWYATDHILPNGRQIIIGGRQQFNYELYPKTGSSSKVYSLPFLVQTDDAGEENNLYPFVFLNVDGNLFIFANNRAILFDYAKNNVVKTYPQIPGGDPRCFPSTGSAVLLPLKNLAAPSVEAEVLVCGGAPKGSFVKANQGTFVEALNTCARIKINNPKPQWVMETMPQARVMGDMLLLPDGTVLLINGASSGAAGWEIGRNPVLNPVVYRPDNAIGSRFEQQNPTTIPRMYHSTAILLRDGRVLVGGSNPHDKYEFTNVLFPTELRLEAFSPDYLDAKYNNLRPQIVAPISQAKINYGKKLSIQFSVKGNLATKSVSVSMVAPSFNSHSFSMNQRLLVLAAENVKKVGTTAYQVQVTTPASGNLAPSGYYLLYVVHQKIPSAAIWVQIM; encoded by the coding sequence atgaAGTCAATTTGTCTCATTCTTTCCTTAATCCTCTTCTTAATTCATTTCTCTCTTACCCACGCCGCTGGTGGCAAATGGCAGCTCTTGCAACAAACCGTTGGCATTTCCGCCATGCACATGCAGCTCCTGCGCAATGACCGCGTCGTCATGTTCGACCGCACAGATTTCGGCAAATCTAACCTGTCCTTACCCAACGGAGAATGCGTTAGAAACGACTGCACCGCCCACTCAGCCGAGTATGATGTCAAAACTAACACAGTCCGCGCTCTCACTGTTTTATCCGACGTTTGGTGCTCTTCCGGAGCTGTAGCCCCCAGTGGACGCTTAATCCAAACTGGGGGTAACGGCGACGGAGAGCGCAACGTTAGGGTTTTCGAGCCCTGCACGGGTTGTGATTGGAAGGAGTTTGAGAATGGCTTAGGCGCTCGCCGTTGGTACGCTACCGATCATATTTTGCCCAATGGACGGCAGATCATCATCGGCGGTAGGCAGCAATTCAACTACGAGCTTTATCCAAAGACCGGGTCTTCGAGCAAAGTCTACAGCTTGCCCTTCCTTGTGCAGACCGATGACGCCGGCGAGGAAAACAATCTTTACCCTTTTGTTTTCCTCAACGTGGATGggaatttatttatctttgcgaATAATCGAGCTATTCTATTCGATTATGCAAAGAACAATGTCGTCAAAACCTATCCACAAATACCGGGCGGCGACCCAAGGTGTTTCCCTAGCACAGGTTCAGCCGTGTTGCTGCCGTTAAAAAACTTGGCGGCTCCGTCTGTTGAGGCTGAGGTTTTGGTTTGCGGCGGAGCTCCAAAGGGGTCTTTTGTCAAGGCAAATCAGGGTACTTTTGTGGAAGCTCTAAACACGTGCGCTCGGATCAAAATAAACAACCCGAAACCCCAGTGGGTTATGGAGACTATGCCTCAAGCTAGAGTCATGGGTGACATGTTATTGCTTCCAGATGGCACTGTTCTACTCATCAACGGTGCATCATCAGGAGCTGCAGGTTGGGAAATAGGGCGCAATCCGGTTCTCAACCCGGTTGTGTACCGACCTGACAACGCAATTGGATCACGGTTTGAACAACAAAACCCTACCACCATACCGCGGATGTACCATTCCACCGCGATATTGTTACGCGATGGTAGGGTACTAGTTGGAGGTAGTAACCCTCATGACAAATACGAGTTCACCAACGTGCTTTTCCCAACTGAATTGCGATTAGAGGCATTTAGTCCTGATTATTTGGACGCTAAATACAATAACTTGCGTCCGCAAATTGTTGCGCCCATATCACAAGCTAAGATCAACTACGGAAAGAAACTATCCATTCAGTTTTCGGTGAAGGGAAACCTAGCAACAAAATCAGTGTCAGTGTCGATGGTGGCGCCCTCATTTAATTCACATTCGTTCTCAATGAATCAGAGGCTGCTAGTTCTTGCGGCGGAGAACGTTAAAAAGGTAGGAACAACGGCCTACCAAGTTCAGGTGACTACGCCGGCTTCCGGTAATCTTGCACCTTCAGGATATTATCTTCTGTATGTGGTTCATCAAAAAATTCCAAGTGCTGCCATCTGGGTCCAAATTATGTGA